TTCATGCATTCGTCGTCTTCCATCGTCCTGACCGCTTCCTCCACTGCGTCCACGGCTGAGCCTCCCCTTTCCAGCACTTCGTAGCCTCTGATCGCCGCCACTTTGACGGCGGCTACCTTCGGCGGCACCCTTGAGTCTCTTACGTTTCCCGCGCCACCGTGAACCAGGACAATGGGCTCCATTCTGTTCTTGCACTCGCCGAAACCTCCGAAAAAACTACAGAAATATATTTGGACATGATCGGCGTGATTTCGAGGATATGCGTCTTATATGGAAGGGAACTCACCAAAATATCAAGCACCGTTCCCAGCAACAAAACAACTGTTCTAACGTAACATTTCGCCGATAAAGCGAAATTAATTATTAATCACACAAATAAAAACTCAATTGAGTAATAGACGCCCAATAGGGCATTGGTTATCTAACAacggaaaatttcaataatgtcGAAATAGATCACGATCGATTCCCGCCAGTAAATTGATGGAACACGCGAAATCTAACACGTGGGTATCGGCAGAAAATTTCTGGACGGATACTCGGGGCTCCCTCGATCGATATTGATTAATTTTTATATGTGCGTATGTCCTATTTAACCGTGTTCGAGTTCAATCGTGTCAAAATTTATCGGATTTATCGCACGCTTACTGAACGTATTGATACGGGATCAGAAGAGTGTCGATGTTTTTAAACAAAATGCATTTATCGATGTTCCTGTTTATCCGTCTCGTTTTTATGTCGACTTCAAGGCATCGTAGATACAAAGTGACACGATTGACGTAATGGGCCTTGAGAGAAGACGGAATTTCCGAATCATTTCGGAGGCATCCAGCAAACGTTCGATTCCTAGCGATTTGAACCTTCTGTAGATGTGAAACATTCACGAATTTCACTATCGGGTCATACTAGATGATTCACAGCCACTAGGTAGATATATTGGAAACAGGTAGTGAAACCAAAAAAAGAAAGGAGAGAAGAGTGGAAGTTGATGATAGATATGCATATACCAAACTGATATCCTTCACCTCAACGTTCTAACAGCCTAAACATTCAAGATTTCCAATTTGCAAACCTTCAACATAAGGCAGTTGTACCAACAGTAAAAGATAACTTAACTAAAGTAAAATTATAAATACTTATTATATATACATTGAAGCTATAGAACGTTTGTTGACTACTTTCTCTTCCaaattattcttagtttttcCTTCTATTTTACTCCCTTTCTCCGGTGCGTTTTTCACGTCAGTTCTCGCCGCATTGATATCTTTTTTCCTAACTTCGTCActgaaatatttgttgaaaacGGGAATCCACATCGAGAGCATTCCAACTGCTTTAATTTTCACTTCGAATTTGGagcgtttaattttttttcgaattgttgTAATTGTCATTCAAACGTCAGTTAGTTTTCTATGAATTTCTTCTTCTGCTATGGAGATCAGTGGGTCATTATTTATAGTCCGATCGAATGAATAGAGTAAATCACATGGATttaatttattgaatgaaatcttTGTACATCAACAAGTGATATCCCTTTTTTCATCATCGGGATCGACACCATAATGGAGGATATTCTTCCGTTGGTAAGCCCAGGGCATTCTCTGCGCGGTAAAATAAACCCCAACATCTCCATACTTCGTTATGCTGACAGCACCTGGAAGGACGCGTCTCAAACTAAATCACATTTTTTCGACGCTAAAATTCACCTGCGGGTTCCTTGAATTTGCAATAGAGCGCCCTCAACCACTGCTGACTGGACTTCAGGGCATTCTTACGCTCCATCTCCTTCGTTATCTGAAACGCCAACATCATCCTGATCATGTACCGTCCATAACCTGAAATTCGTCCGTCAACGCCTCTTATCTCACGGCCAATCGTAACGGACACTCGTCACCTGTCAATGAAACTCCGCCCACGTCGTCGTCCGCATAGACGCCGCCACCGATCGAACACGCTTCGTTGAATTTTCCGGTCGTTTTTCCATTCCAACCTCCCGAAGATGCGCCTACGGCAATGTTGCCCTTGCGGTCGATGGCTACGGCTCCAACTGACTCGGTCCTCGGCCATATGTCTCTCTGCGTTAAAAAGCTGAAGTTTATCGTGTTTATTTTGATATTACCAACTATAAAAGGCGCCATATGTACCATTAAACGTTGAATaatgacctaacctaacctaacccttTAGGAAAACTCCTGAGTTACCCACAGCCGAGTACTGTAGATAGTTGGGGTACCTCAATAAGATATaagtgaagtaaaagtcaatagtATTGCTGAGAGAGTTTTATTTCACAATTGATTCCTCCTTATTGTCTTCTCCCAAGTCTGCGCCAAAATGTAGCTCTTCCCCTCTTTGATAAGCCCATGGCATCCTAGGAGCTGTCCAATAAATGCCAATATCTCCATCTCTGCTGATGCATATAGCTCCTGGAAAACAGAGGTAGGTAGTGAAGCTTATAATAAGTAAAGTTTCTTAAATACCTCCGTCCTCATTGAATTTCTCTTTCATCCTGTCCAAAATGTTTGTAGTGGCTTCTGGAGCATTCCTTCCATATTGGATTTCCTTCAAGATCCTCATGGACAAGCAGAATTTCGATATTGTTTCGCCGTGACCTGAAACGAAGTCTTTTTCAAACTAAACTGCCATTTCTCCTTGACCTAACCTAAACTAAAATGACGTTAATCCAACTTGACCTTGAACTCACCTAAACCAAAACCATTAAACTCTAtggggttcccatagagttcaaagGCCAAAACCTTGATTCATCTATGACACCAATTCCAACCACAGAGCTGGTCACTTATAATTGATAATAAAGAATAATGCCCTACCTGTCACAGAGACTCCACCCAGATCATCGTCACAATAAGCCCCCTTTCCGATCTGGGGGCTATCTCCTACCCTGCCCGGCATTTTACCCAACAGGCCTCCTGTGGACAAGCCCACAGCTATATGTCCCCCTCTATCCATAGCTACAGCTCCAACGCTTCCGGTCGGAAGGACCTAAatacaatatgaaaaaaaaattcaaacgaaTTAGTAGCGAGTTACTGATCCTATGCACATAAGCCATAACTGCATCGATCGAAAACTTGAGGATATTCCATACAACCAGGCCTAAATATATGAAAAAACACGTGCATAATTTCAGAAACTCTATACATCATTCGAAAAGTCGAGAGTAAACTTACCTCCAAAAACGACGAAAGGAATTGAATTTAGTGGAACTTTATGGCTTACGAGCACCAGGATCACTGAAAACACTGATAGCTTTGATATTATTAGCAGTAAAACGCCGTTAAAAAATTCCCATTTACGCGTTTAGGCCGATTGTAACAAAGATATTGTGAAATATCTTTGGATTGTAACCGTATGCTTAAATTAGGTTAGGTTTCGGTAGGAGAAAAAGCCACAGAACATGCTTTTAACTTTGTACCTCGGGTTTCTCCTCAACTTCCACCTTTTCCGAAGTCAAATCACCTTCGGGGTCTTTCTTATAGGCCTCCAAGGCTTCTTTGGCGGCCAGAGTTACCAAACTACCTGGCTTTTCCAACTCGTAATGGTTTTCTTTGGCGAATTTGGTTGCTCCCTCTCCGGCCAGCAAGGCGTGTGGCGATTTTTCCATCACCATCTTGGCCAAACTGAAAAAATGTAGTACATAATCCTTCAAGATTCATCACGATTTCGATCAATCGAAATACCTGATGGGGTTAGCTACATCTTTGACTGCAGTTACACCTCCAGCTTCCAAGGTTTTGCCAACCATGATGCAGGCGTCAGCTTCTACTTCTCCGTCATAATTCAACACTGATCCTACACCTACAGAAAGATTTAGAGGTTATACGGCGTGGCATAGTTCAAATCTTGTGAAACTTGCCAGCGTTCATTATGGGATCATCTTCCATCACCCTTATAGCTGTTTCCACGGCTTCTACAGATGTTCCACCTTGCTTCAGCACCTTGAAGCCAGCGATGGCTGCCTTCTTGACGCAGTTCATCTTCGCCGGCACCAAATAGTCGGGGATGTTACCAGCTCCACCGTGCACCAGAACGATCGGTTCTAATTTTCtacatctgaaaaaaaaattacaatcgACGATGAATTGATCAAGGTGAAAATGGTCCTGGAAGAagcttctgaaatctccataaACATCCTCAAGCTTTTCTTCCACTCTTTTGCATGGTCCAAAGACGCATCCTTGAGGAACCCCACGAGGGTTTCAAGTAGGAAAGAGACACTCTTACTTACACTGAAGATATTTGCTGTTTGTCCCTAATTATTCTACTCTCAATGGTACCAGAAGCTTTCAGTACATCACTTTCGGTGCTTTCTGACTTTAAGTTTCCTTTTTCTGCATCCGTTTCTTTTTTCCTTGTCCCTTCGCCGAAAAATCGATTGATAACAGGCAACCATATTGGGAGCATTCTCTGTCTGCTTTTAAAATTTCTCCACTTCAAATTTTGAGCGATTGATGACGTccggcatttttcaaaaactgatgCTTGACAGATCTCATGACGGATTTTTCAAGTTTAACTTCACGTGCAAATACAGTAGAGATTTGAGACTAATTTGTGTTTCTCGTTGACTTGAAAATGTTATCTGCAACAGTGTCTGTAATTTTTGGATATATTCCTTTTTAGGTTAATTGCATGTATCTAAACATTATAAACCTTTTCTGTTTGTCCGTGTACTCTTCAGATTGACCTAACCGATATTCATGAGACTGTTGGAAAGTggagtgaaataaaataaataaacaaaaaagtttatttGTAAATACCTTCGATACTTACACATAAGTAGTctaataatagtaataaaagtgaatgaaagttataaaaacaaaataatactaCTAAACCACACAAAATAAAATCAACGATATGAAAAATTCTGCACTAAAAATATATTAATACTTTGTATAGTTTGATACATATATTTAATAAGAATAAGGACTATAGCTTCACGTAAATTTATAAAAACAGGGACAAGTAAATACTAAAATAACAAAATGAAATTGTCAAGAGTAACACATGTGCATGAAATTGTCTAGAATAACATACGTGCATGAAAATGACTCAATAGTACTCCATTTCCGCAACATATTCTATATAATATTCTGTAAAATTATATGGTACAATTCTTCTCTCCTCACTATCATGGGATAGTATTCTCACAACGAATATCAATGAATTCCTGTTAACATTAGAAAGATGACTGCAATATTCAATTTCACTCGTACCCAATCTCCGATGATCCAAATTGTGTTTCAATGCTATAGATTTCTGAGAATTGGATATAGCAACATATCTCCTCACCTGTATAAAATAGCCTTCATTATTAATCAGTAGGTACTCGGCATAAGGAAAACAGTGGTTATTGAAGataaattcataataataaGCATTCTAAGGAGGAAAACTACTAATAATCTGGGTAATACCATAAACTGTGTGATTATTCAATTTTGATTACTACTTATTTAGACTGAGAGACAAAAATTGTAATACCTTGTACAATGGTGACTTAGTGAATACAACAATCTGAGATCTCATCAGGAACTGACCAAAATCGTAGACATTCTGAATCCTGGTCAAATTTTTCAGACTTTTGGCATTGTTGATTGCTCTCAGCAGGTCGTTCTCTAGTTCGTCAAATTCGGCAGTCCCTCTACAAACTGTAAATTCTCCACATTCATATTGCTTATCCCAAGTACTAGGGGAAAAATGCATTATGTCTGCATTGGCTGCTGATTTTGGCTGAAGGGAACACATAGTGTATTCGTTTAACTGGAGCACTGTCGTTTAGAGAATGTCTTATCCAGAGACAACCTCTGTCTCTGGTCTTATCGTTTTTTCACCCTAGAATAGGTAGAAACTAGGATTTAGAATTAACAAAGAACAATTAATAGTTCCGGGATTCCCCCGAAGGATCATAGAGTGAACATAAAAAACTCTACTAACCTTGATAgatgaattttcttttttgtggATGGCTTCCAATCCAATACACAATAATGTAAATAAAGGAACATGTGTTGTTTTAATATTATAAACATTGAATATTTAGCGCATTCTATAATAAAAtaactttcaaatttttttggatTCGTAAAAATGGTAGATTTTCTTCGTGGCgttcacagaacactaatatggTGGCGATCACGTGCGATTATTAAAATGAGCATAGTGTTTATCTATGAAAATGAGCTTATTGCTTAATCAATTATTTATCTTGTAAATACCCTTTACTATCTATGAAAATTGAAACTCATGAATCATGATAAATCAAGATAAGAATGTATCATTAGGAAGATTTATATCCCATTCCATGCCTCAATTTTCCAGGGGAATTTTCATATTTCTATTCATCATAATTGAACGTCTTTctattattcataaaatagaTATACGAGCATAAACATTGATGAACATGATTTGTGCTCTCATCagagatcatagacaaaccagaGGTTGTCTCTGGACAAAACTTCgttaattattcaattatttttcaggatAAAGGAGAAGGCTTTCATCCTAAAactaaaacaacaaaatattcttTGGTTTATTAGATATATCCGGATTATATTTCACCTTCCAAAAGGACATAATATATAAATTTCGAACATAATACTTAATACATAAAATCTTCTGAAAACATCGAtgtatctgaaaatatttataaaaattcTTGAAGGGCCTTCACTGACACCACCAATGATCATGTGGGTTTTGGAAAATCCAGTTTGCCACTCCGCTCAGCAGAAGGATCATCTGTGTCGCTATCGTCTTGAGGCTCCTGAGATTCCGGCAGCTTTATGAAGGGCAGATGTTCACTCCCGCTCCACATCGAATACAGATTCCCATGTATCCTTATAGAATCCTGAAAAAACACCGTCACAAAGGACCATattttttcgcattaattctaTTAATTCACTCACCCCACCGCCTGGGTTATCGTTGCCTCGTTCCGATGAACTTGTGGACCTACTGTGTATGGAGAGACAGGACGAGGAGTCCGTTGATGAACTGCTCTTTCTAGATATCAGTGGTAGACAAGGTGGAAAAATATCGTAATGTTCTGTTACCGACATGCCAGTGTTTGGAACATCGACAGACTGCCAATTACCTCTGAAACAACCGAAGACTCATAATTGGATGCTTCATTTGTACGAACTCGACATAAATCTGGAACTTTAAATCTTTGTTTCACCTTTGAGAAGAAGGACCTGGGTGCATCCTCCTGTGCATCCTTTCCTCGTGGGTCTCGGGCCAGGGATGCGCATAGGGCCCATAACCTGTGTGACTGGGGATGGAAGATCTCATTGGACGACAGGATAAGAGCTGAATTGCTTCGGCGAGGCCTTCCACCACGATAGCCCCAGTTGCTGGAGGCTGTGACTCTAAGATCAGACAACAAATGAACCGGATTCTCATAACTTCCGATAGATGAATATCTCGCTTACCTGGTGTTGTACTTCTGCTCCTTTCTTGGGAGGAGGGAGCAGGAGGTACCGTCAATTTAGAAGGCGGTACCACCTTCTGGTTCCAAGTACCTGTCTCCACCCTCCCACAATCCCACGGCATAGACCATCTCCTCATCGTGCCATCAGAGCTTTCGCCCCCCACGTCTTGAGCTGCTGCCTCCGACCATCTGTCAACACAAGCGGCCCTAAGTAGAATCGAAAAATGGGAAAAATAAATTCTACCTTCTCTGACCACTGATTGGAAAGAGCGGAAAATGCAAGGGCGACCTAGCTCCCCTTCCCAGAAACGGGTATTTCATGGTGTGCAGCTGTCCTGGGTTCGGAAAAGGCCCCCTGATAGTTTCAATCGTTCCCGCCTGTCTACCCATATCGTTGTAAGTCTGAATCGGACTAGAGCCTCTGGAAGAACCTCTGGTTTCAGCCCCCAGAGGACTGGCTTGTTGGCGAGGCATCTCCTGCATCTTAGGACTGTCCATCGACCCGTGCTCAGGGGGATAATGCGGACTGGAGTTTTGCGACCTCGATTCCTAAGAATTCActcaaataattcaaatttgaatcttCATTCATCATGCTCGTTACCTGCGTGTCAGGCCTTGTGAAAAACTGCTGCAAAGGAGCCATGCTACAATCGGGTTCGTGAACTCCCCCGGGTGTTGCCTGACACGAAGGGCACATTGCCATGGCACCAAAGAATTCGCAACCTACAAGCGAGAACTGGTACTGGAGATTCACAAAGGTCAGCAGGTTTTCTGTTATGATCTGAGGTGAAAAAATATCTAATATCAGCTTCAttcagacactttttctttcatTACCTGCTGATTATGATCCTGCTGCCTCTGAGCATCACTTTCCGTGAATGTATCTCCAATACTCATGTCTTGCATGGCCGCTGCAATGTGAGTTTTAACGGTGT
This genomic stretch from Coccinella septempunctata chromosome 7, icCocSept1.1, whole genome shotgun sequence harbors:
- the LOC123317970 gene encoding isoaspartyl peptidase/L-asparaginase-like isoform X1 → MLPIWLPVINRFFGEGTRKKETDAEKGNLKSESTESDVLKASGTIESRIIRDKQQISSVCRKLEPIVLVHGGAGNIPDYLVPAKMNCVKKAAIAGFKVLKQGGTSVEAVETAIRVMEDDPIMNAGVGSVLNYDGEVEADACIMVGKTLEAGGVTAVKDVANPISLAKMVMEKSPHALLAGEGATKFAKENHYELEKPGSLVTLAAKEALEAYKKDPEGDLTSEKVEVEEKPEVLPTGSVGAVAMDRGGHIAVGLSTGGLLGKMPGRVGDSPQIGKGAYCDDDLGGVSVTGHGETISKFCLSMRILKEIQYGRNAPEATTNILDRMKEKFNEDGGAICISRDGDIGIYWTAPRMPWAYQRGEELHFGADLGEDNKEESIVK
- the LOC123317970 gene encoding isoaspartyl peptidase/L-asparaginase-like isoform X2 gives rise to the protein MLPIWLPVINRFFGEGTRKKETDAEKGNLKSESTESDVLKASGTIESRIIRDKQQISSVCRKLEPIVLVHGGAGNIPDYLVPAKMNCVKKAAIAGFKVLKQGGTSVEAVETAIRVMEDDPIMNAGVGSVLNYDGEVEADACIMVGKTLEAGGVTAVKDVANPISLAKMVMEKSPHALLAGEGATKFAKENHYELEKPGSLVTLAAKEALEAYKKDPEGDLTSEKVEVEEKPERDIWPRTESVGAVAIDRKGNIAVGASSGGWNGKTTGKFNEACSIGGGVYADDDVGGVSLTGYGRYMIRMMLAFQITKEMERKNALKSSQQWLRALYCKFKEPAGAVSITKYGDVGVYFTAQRMPWAYQRKNILHYGVDPDDEKRDITC
- the LOC123317973 gene encoding uncharacterized protein LOC123317973, whose product is MCSLQPKSAANADIMHFSPSTWDKQYECGEFTVCRGTAEFDELENDLLRAINNAKSLKNLTRIQNVYDFGQFLMRSQIVVFTKSPLYKVRRYVAISNSQKSIALKHNLDHRRLGTSEIEYCSHLSNVNRNSLIFVVRILSHDSEERRIVPYNFTEYYIEYVAEMEYY
- the LOC123317966 gene encoding uncharacterized protein LOC123317966 codes for the protein MEKESKTGDSQVPNTTGEVQESDQRNVEELPQLSPNTLKVAAAQCLNSWINYLQILNTMCSAGLRLSQSLMNLSLAQNISLATNCQTSWDELLKSTIYATNTVKTHIAAAMQDMSIGDTFTESDAQRQQDHNQQIITENLLTFVNLQYQFSLVGCEFFGAMAMCPSCQATPGGVHEPDCSMAPLQQFFTRPDTQESRSQNSSPHYPPEHGSMDSPKMQEMPRQQASPLGAETRGSSRGSSPIQTYNDMGRQAGTIETIRGPFPNPGQLHTMKYPFLGRGARSPLHFPLFPISGQRRWSEAAAQDVGGESSDGTMRRWSMPWDCGRVETGTWNQKVVPPSKLTVPPAPSSQERSRSTTPESQPPATGAIVVEGLAEAIQLLSCRPMRSSIPSHTGYGPYAHPWPETHEERMHRRMHPGPSSQRGNWQSVDVPNTGMSVTEHYDIFPPCLPLISRKSSSSTDSSSCLSIHSRSTSSSERGNDNPGGGDSIRIHGNLYSMWSGSEHLPFIKLPESQEPQDDSDTDDPSAERSGKLDFPKPT